One region of Armigeres subalbatus isolate Guangzhou_Male chromosome 3, GZ_Asu_2, whole genome shotgun sequence genomic DNA includes:
- the LOC134228004 gene encoding secreted protein C-like: SGSSSRNSSGSSSGNSSGSSSGSSSGNSSGSSSGSSSGSSSGSSSGSSSGSSSGSSSGSSSGSSSARSSGSSSGSSSGSSSGSSSGSSSGSSSGSSSGSSSGSSSGSSSGSSSESSSGSSSGSSSGSSSGSSSGSSSGSSSGSSSGSSSGSSSASSAASSSGSSSGSSSGSSSGSSSGSSSGSSSGSSSGSSSGS; this comes from the coding sequence tccggaagttcctccaggaattcctccggaagttcctccgggaattcctccggaagttcctccggaagttcctccgggaattcctccggaagttcctccggaagttcctccggaagttcctccggaagttcctccggaagttcctccggaagttcctccggaagttcctccggaagttcctccggaagttcctccgcacgttcctccggaagttcctccggaagttcctccggaagttcctccggaagttcctccggaagttcctccggaagttcctccggaagttcctccggaagttcctccggaagttcctccggaagttcctccggaagttcctccgaaagttcctccggaagttcctccggaagttcctccggaagttcctccggaagttcctccggaagttcctccggaagttcctccggaagttcctccggaagttcctccggaagttcctccgcaagttccgccgcaagttcctccggaagttcctccggaagttcctccggaagttcctccggaagttcctccggaagttcctccggaagttcctccggaagttcctccggaagttcctccggaagt